The nucleotide sequence CGATCCGCAGCGCAGCGGCTCGCGCAGCGGGACGCACCACCAGCAGCACGCGCTTGATCGGCAACGACCGGATTCAAGACGTTCGGGATCTCCTCCCGCTGGCACAGGATCCGGATCGGATCATGATCACGGAAAACAGCATCGAGTCCGCCGACGTGCGCATCGCTTGGCAGCGCGGAGCGGGGATCGTCTCGTGGGTCAATAAACGGACAGGCAAGGAACTTATCGATTCCGAACAGGCCTGCGGCGCCTTCACGCCGGTCTACGAAGTGACCAAGGGCGAGCACGGCGATCAGACGACCGTCAGAAGAATCATGGGCAGAAACCGCAAAGGGATGAACGTCCAGCGCGACTTCGGCCGACTCAGCGGCGTAAAAGCCATTACGAACGGCGCATTGTATGGTATCGTGGAGCTCACGTATCAAGTGGAAGGTATGAGTCACTACTCGCTCTTCCTGAAGGTGTACAAAGATCAGCCCCGGGTCGACGTATCCGTCCGCATGCACAAGACTAGCGTCTGGGAACCCGAGAACGTATACGTATCCTTGCCTTTCCTCCGGGAGGACAACGGCGAGCTGTGGCTCGAGAAGGCAGGGGCGGCGATCCGGCCGGGAATCGATCAAATCCCGGGCACATTGACCGACTTCTACTGCATTCAAGAAGGGCTGGCGTTGGTTGCGCCGACCGGCGGACTGGCTCTCGCCACGCCGGATACCCCGCTGATGCAGACCGGGCCGTTGGAATTCGGCGAGAGAAGAGTCCAGGGCCAGGCCCCGCAAGAAGAACGCAAATCGTTGTACGCCTGGGTGCTGACCAACTATTGGGAGACGAACTTCAAGGCGACGTTAGGCGGTTTCTACGAATTCCGCTACACCCTTCAATGGGGCGAGCGATTCTGTACGGCAGAGCAGGCCGTACGCGCGAACCACAGCGTCAACGCGGGGACGGTAGCATTCAGAAGCAAATAGTCCGACAAGCATAAGAAGGGCGATATCTCTCTGCAGAGAAGCCCTTTTTGTGCTTGTGCGAGAGGAAGGAGCGATTCGATGCAACGCATTCTGATCGTCGACGACGAGCGAATCGAACGGGAAGGCATTCGCAATCTGATCCGCAAGTTGGAGCTGGAGCTGGAACCTATCCTGGCCGAAAACGGAGAGGCTGCGCTCGAGATCGTGCGAAGCGAGCCGGTGGATATCGTCATCACGGATATTAAGATGCCGTTCATGGACGGTCTGGAATTGTCGGAAAAAATCCGGGAGGAGAAACCGGACATCGAGCTTATTATTTACAGCGCCTTCAACGAATTCGAATACGCAAGGAGAGCGATGCGCACCAATGTCTCGAATTACTTGCTGAAGCCGATCCAGGTGCCTGAATTCCTGGCGGCGGTCCATCGGGCGATGGATGCTTGCCTGGAGAAGGAGGCCGACAAAGCTCGCGAGCGCGAGCTGCTCGAAGGCTACCGGCGAGGCATGGTCTACGAGAGGGAAAAGATGCTGCTGGACGCGATCAACGGGACCAAGCCGAACAAGCCCTCCGCGGTCTCTCTGCAAGAGGGCGACGCCCCGGAACGGGAATGGATCCATCTCTTGCTGGCGGAGTGTCCGCGTCCGTTCTTCGATATGCATAACGACGATTTCTACGCGATGCTCGGCGAACGCATCCCCCTCCCGTTCGACTATTTGAACGTGAACGAAAATCAGAGCCTCTTGTTCGTCCGCAGCTCCGTTCCGCTGCCGAAGGAGATGCTCCGATCGCTGGCCGAGACGATCGCCTCCGGCACCGCGGAACGGTACGAACAGCAAGTGAGACTGATCGTCGGCGCCGCGGCCGACGGATGGGAAGGCGTGCATAACGCCTACTGCGGCATCGAGCGCTTGCTGGAATTTACGTTTTTTATGAATGACGACGCGATTTTGTTCGACGGCGAGCAGTTCGCCGGAGCGGCCGTCGACGAGGTCGAATTGCAGTCGATCGCGGACAAAATTTACCAATGCCTGGACTACGGTGACATGCGGGGCGCGAAGTACGGGGTCGAGCTGCTGTTCTCTTACTTGAAGACGAAAGGGCAATTCTCCTCGCTGTACACCAAATTTTTATGTTCGGAAATTATGAGCAAAGCGGTGGGCAAAGAACACAGGAACAACTTGAGCGTCATTAACGATTATTTGGACAAAATTACCCGATCGCCTTCCCTGCACGATTTGAAAGATTTGATGTTCGACATGTTCGATCTCTTCGAATCCGGCGCCGAATCGAAGGGGAAGGGCGAATCTACGAATAAAATCATCGAGGGAATCAAACAGATGGTCGAGGAACATTACGATCAGGATCTCTCCCTCGAAGGGATTGCGGAGCAGGTGTATTTAACGCCTAGCTATTTAAGCTACCTGTTCAAGAAGGAAACCGGGCAAAGTTTGATTCGGTACATTACCCAGGTCCGCATGGACAAAGCCGTGACGCTGCTCAGAGACACGAACATGAAGATCGTCGATATATGCAAAAGGTTGGGGTACCGAAATTCGAACTATTTTATCCAGTCCTTCCGTCAGCATTACGGCGTCACGCCGGCGAAATTCAGAGATAAAAATCCGTAAAAAAACGATTCAAATCAAAAATATGTGAGATAGAAGGCGTTTCCATCGGACTGGTATGATGAACACGTAAACAAGTTCAATCACTGGAGGTTGGGTCATGAACAGAAAAAAATGGCTTGTCTTGCTCAGCGCTGCGGCGCTCCTCGGCATGACGGCTTGCAGCGGCGCGAACGACGGTTCATCGTCCGGTGCGACGACAGAGACGCCGGAGACAGCGACAGAGACGACGGACAATGCACAGCAGCCGGCTGATGCCGCCGTCGAGGACGGGCCGTTCGCCGCGTATGAGGACACCGTCACGATTACGCTGGGACGGCAAGGCGTATCCGGCAACAACTTGCCCGACGGGGACACGCTGGAGGATAACGAGTACCTCCGGTACGTTGAGGAGCGGCTCAACGTCGACATCAAGTACGAATTCTCCGTCGAGGATCTGGACGCATACAATCAGAAGGTTACGCTCGCGATCGCCAGCAACAGCATTCCCGACGTGATGATCGTCAACGAACAGCAGTTCCATCAGCTGGCGAAAGCCGATATGCTGGAGGACCTCACCGAAGTGTACGAGAACTACGCTTCTCCGTTGATCAAGGAGTACTACGATTCGTATTCCGGGGACCGCGCGCTCAACACCGGAAGAATCGACGGAAAGCTGTATGCGCTCCCGAATACGAATATCGACGGGAACTTCCAGCTGCTGTGGATTCGCCAAGACTGGCTGAACAAGCTGAATCTTCAGCTGCCGAAGACGGTAGACGATGTGAAGGGCATTATCCAAGCGTTCGTCGAGCAGGACCCTGACGGCAACGGTACGAAAGATACGGTCGGTCTGCTCGGGGATCCGAGCATCGTCGGCGACGGCGGATTCTTCACGTTCGACCCGATCTTCAACGCATACCATTCGTACCCGAAGAGCTGGTTCAAGGATGACCAAGGCAATATCGTCTACGGCTCCACGACGCTGGAGACCAAGGAAGCGCTCGGCGTACTGCGCCAGATGTATGCCGACGGACTGATCGACATGGAATTCCTGACGCGGAAGTGGGAAGACAACGCCGGTCTCGTATCGAGCGGGCGCGCAGGCATCCTCTTCGCGCCGTGGTTCGCCGGCTGGGCGATGTCCGACGCGGTCAAGGCCAATCCGGAAGCCGACTGGGTGCCGGTGGCCGTACCGCTCGACGATGCGGGCAAGCGCAACTTCGTGCCGTCCGTCCCATCCGGTTCGTTCCTGGTCGTGAAGAAAGGCGCGAAACACCCGGAAGCGGTCCTGAAAGTGCTGAACGTGGAATACGAAGGCATCCGCTTGATCGATCCCGCGGCCCAAGAGCTGTACAAAGGCCAAGGCGTAGGCTGGCTGAACTACCCGCTGAACCTGCAGCTGGACTTCCAGGATGCGCTGGCCCGCGATATCCCGATCTACGACAAGGTGCTTAAGGACAAAGACACGACCGGTCTGCCGGCGCGCATTATGCCTCGCGTGGAGGCGATCTTGAAAAATCACGAAAATCCGAAGCAGGATATGGTCGCGTACGCGGATTCGTTGGCGTTCTATACCGCTGCCGCGGTCACCGGCGCCAAGGAAATGAATCGGATCGAGCCGATCTTCTACGGCAATACCGAGACGATGCTCAAGCGAGGCGCAAACCTGGAGAAGCTCGAGAAGGAGACGTTCCTGAAAATTATTTCCGGCACTTCTCCGTTAGACGAGTTCGACAAGTTCGTCTCTACCTGGAAATCCATCGGCGGGGACGATGTCGCCGAAGAGATCGCGGAAATCGTCAACAATCGGTAATCGTCAGGGGCTGCCCGCACGCGAGGCGGCCCCTTCCTTCTTCTTGAAACAAACTTACGCATGGGTGGCGATGCAATGAGAAACCAGACCTTTATCCGGAACTACCACATCATGTTGATGCCCGGCATCTTGCTGTTGATCGCGTTCAGCGTCATTCCGATGTTCGGCATCGTGATCGCGTTTCAAGATTTTCAACCGACGCGCGGCATCTTCCGTTCGGAGTGGATCGGCTGGGAGAACTTCGAATACATGTTCGCCTTACCTGACAGCCGATCGATATTCGTCAATACCATGGTAATCGCTTCGCTGAAGATCGTCTTCGGCATGGCCGCTCCGTTCCTCTTCGCCTTGCTGCTTCATGAGGTCGTCAGCACGAAGTTCAAGCGGATCGTGCAGACGATCGTCTATTTGCCTCATTTTATGTCGTGGGTCATTCTATCCGGCATTCTTATTAATTTGCTCAGCTTGGAAGGCGTCGTCAACCAAGTCGTGCAATTTTTCGGCGGAGACCCGATTCTATTCCTGCAGAGCAACGTCTGGTTTCGGGTCGTGCTCGTCGCCAGCGACGTGTGGAAGGAATTCGGCTTCAACACGATCATCTATATCGCCGCGTTGACTTCGATTAACACGAATTTATACGAAGCGGCGGCGATCGACGGAGCGAGCCGGTTCCAACGCCTGCTCTATATTACGATTCCCGGCTTGCTGCCGACGGTTATCCTGCTCGCGACGCTCGGGCTGGGGAACGTGTTGAACGCAGGGTTCGAACAAATCTTGAACTTGTATAATCCGATCGTCTACGAGACGGGAGATATTATCGATACGTACGTGTATCGCGCGGGGCTGCTGGAAATCCAGTACGGCTTGGCTACGGCCGTCGGCTTGCTGAAATCCGTCGTCAGCTTCGTCTTGATCGCGGTCTCTTACCTCCTTGCCGCCCGCTTCGCTAATTACCGCATCTTTTGACGGGAGTGACGATGTCTATGATTCGTGGAACGAACCGATTCGTCGATCTGACGATCTATTTGATATTGAGCCTGATCGCGCTTCTGTCCATCGCTCCGATGCTCAATACGCTGGCGATCTCGTTCAGCGGGAAAATTCCGGCTATGTCCGGGCAAGTGTTCTTCTGGCCGGTCGAATTCAACCTGAACGCGTACGAGTCCATTCTCCGCGACCGCAGCTTCTTCGTTTCGTTCGGCGTGTCGGTGCAGCGCGTGCTGCTCGGGGGAGCGATCAACTTTATCATTACGATCCTGATGGCTTATCCGTTATCCAAGTCCGCCAAGCTGTTCCCCGGCCGGAACGTGTATATGTGGTTCGTCATTTTCTGCATGCTGTT is from Paenibacillus antri and encodes:
- a CDS encoding response regulator transcription factor produces the protein MQRILIVDDERIEREGIRNLIRKLELELEPILAENGEAALEIVRSEPVDIVITDIKMPFMDGLELSEKIREEKPDIELIIYSAFNEFEYARRAMRTNVSNYLLKPIQVPEFLAAVHRAMDACLEKEADKARERELLEGYRRGMVYEREKMLLDAINGTKPNKPSAVSLQEGDAPEREWIHLLLAECPRPFFDMHNDDFYAMLGERIPLPFDYLNVNENQSLLFVRSSVPLPKEMLRSLAETIASGTAERYEQQVRLIVGAAADGWEGVHNAYCGIERLLEFTFFMNDDAILFDGEQFAGAAVDEVELQSIADKIYQCLDYGDMRGAKYGVELLFSYLKTKGQFSSLYTKFLCSEIMSKAVGKEHRNNLSVINDYLDKITRSPSLHDLKDLMFDMFDLFESGAESKGKGESTNKIIEGIKQMVEEHYDQDLSLEGIAEQVYLTPSYLSYLFKKETGQSLIRYITQVRMDKAVTLLRDTNMKIVDICKRLGYRNSNYFIQSFRQHYGVTPAKFRDKNP
- a CDS encoding extracellular solute-binding protein — its product is MNRKKWLVLLSAAALLGMTACSGANDGSSSGATTETPETATETTDNAQQPADAAVEDGPFAAYEDTVTITLGRQGVSGNNLPDGDTLEDNEYLRYVEERLNVDIKYEFSVEDLDAYNQKVTLAIASNSIPDVMIVNEQQFHQLAKADMLEDLTEVYENYASPLIKEYYDSYSGDRALNTGRIDGKLYALPNTNIDGNFQLLWIRQDWLNKLNLQLPKTVDDVKGIIQAFVEQDPDGNGTKDTVGLLGDPSIVGDGGFFTFDPIFNAYHSYPKSWFKDDQGNIVYGSTTLETKEALGVLRQMYADGLIDMEFLTRKWEDNAGLVSSGRAGILFAPWFAGWAMSDAVKANPEADWVPVAVPLDDAGKRNFVPSVPSGSFLVVKKGAKHPEAVLKVLNVEYEGIRLIDPAAQELYKGQGVGWLNYPLNLQLDFQDALARDIPIYDKVLKDKDTTGLPARIMPRVEAILKNHENPKQDMVAYADSLAFYTAAAVTGAKEMNRIEPIFYGNTETMLKRGANLEKLEKETFLKIISGTSPLDEFDKFVSTWKSIGGDDVAEEIAEIVNNR
- a CDS encoding ABC transporter permease gives rise to the protein MRNQTFIRNYHIMLMPGILLLIAFSVIPMFGIVIAFQDFQPTRGIFRSEWIGWENFEYMFALPDSRSIFVNTMVIASLKIVFGMAAPFLFALLLHEVVSTKFKRIVQTIVYLPHFMSWVILSGILINLLSLEGVVNQVVQFFGGDPILFLQSNVWFRVVLVASDVWKEFGFNTIIYIAALTSINTNLYEAAAIDGASRFQRLLYITIPGLLPTVILLATLGLGNVLNAGFEQILNLYNPIVYETGDIIDTYVYRAGLLEIQYGLATAVGLLKSVVSFVLIAVSYLLAARFANYRIF